CACCCGGCCCAACCCCTGGGTGACGGTGGACGCCCTCTACGTGCTCCGGGCCGCCGGACGAGTGCTGGCGTTGGGACAAGGGTGACGGGGATCGGACGCTACACCTCTGACGTGGTACTGCCGGCCCGCCCTTGCGGGGCCGGCGCCGAGCCTGGGTTACGTGAAGGCCGATCCGAAGGGGGTTGGCGCAAGTGAGGGTCAGAGGGTCACGCATTGGCAGGACCATAGCGGTGGTGTTGGCGTCGCTCCTGCTGTGGACGTCGCTCGGTTTGCTCGAGGCGTCCGCAGGGGCAGGGGTCGTCGAACTCAGGATGTGGCACATGGAGCAGCCGCCGCACCGGGTGCAGCGGGTGCAGGAGATCATTGAGGAGTTCCAGCGGCAGAACCCCGATATCCGGATTCGCCAGGAGGTCCAGAACTGGGCGGACGTCTACCCGAAGGCGCTGTCGGCCATTCGCGCCCGAAACCAGCCCGACCTGCTCTTCACCATCCCTGACTTCACCACGGTGATCAAGGCCACCGGAGTCATCCAGCCCGTAGACCAGCTCGTGGCGCAGATGGACAAAGAGCACCGGTTCCTGCGGGCCGCGCTCGAGCCGTATCAGTACGAGGGTCGCACGTGGGCCGTGCCTCTGTACGGGATGACGCACAGCCTGTGGTACCGGAAGGACATCTTCGACCGGGCCGGCGTGGCGGTGCCGCGCACCTGGGACGAACTGCTGGCAGCAGCGCGCACCCTTACGGGCGCCGGCCGCTACGGGATCGGCCTTCCCGCCAACAAGCACCTCTACACCGATCAGACGGTCTACAACCTCATGATCACGGCGAAGGCGGAGGACATCTTCGACGCCTCGGGCAAGGTGATCTTCGACAACCCGCAGACCGTGCGCGCGTATCGCATGTACCGGGACCTGTGGCAATACTCCCCCAAGGACAGCACCGGGTGGACGTGGGGCGAAGCGGAGGCCGCGTTCACCAGCGGGCAGGCGGCCATGATCTTTCAGTTCACGACCATCCTCACGTTCGACCGTGACGCGGGCCGGCCGCCCTCCGACCTCGGCGTGGCACCCATCCCGTGGCCGCCTGACGGGCAGCGCGGGAGCATCTTCTACTCGAACGGCGTCATGGTGCTGACGGCCGATCGGGCGAAGCAGGAGGCGGCGTACAGGTTCATCCGCTACCTGCTCCAGCCGGACGTGTACGGCCGCTTCCTCAACATGGAACCGGGGCTGTTCCTTCCGGTCACCGAAGATGGCAGCACGGCGGCCAGCTTCTGGCAGGACCCGCTGGTCGTGAAGTACCGGTCGCAGGTGCAGGCCATGGTGGAGCAAAGCCGCTACGGCGCGCTGTTCGGCTTCACGAAGGGGCGCGTCTTCCCGGCCATCGGGCCGATCTCTGCGCAGAACGTGCTGGCCCAGACGGTGCAGAAGATGATTGTCGACGGGATGTCGCCGGAGGATGCCGTCAGGTGGGGCCACCGCCAGATGGAGTCCCTGGCACGGTAATGCCGGTTGGCAGGTAGGGAATCGGGGGCCTGTCGCAGCCCGGCCGGGCCCGGCCGGCCGGCTCCGCAGGCCCCCGCCCGGGACATCATGCGCCGAAGAGACGTACTCACGAGCAGCGAAACCCTGCTGGGATACCTGCTGGTGGCGCCGCTGTTTCTCTGGATTGCGGCGGCCGTCGCCTATCCGCTGGTCGATGCCGTCGTCACAAGCTTTCTTGACGTCGGCATCATTGGCACGGGGGGCCGCTTCGCCGGACTTGCCAACTATGCGCGTACGCTTCAATCTGGGGGCTTCTGGAGCGCGGCCCTGAGGAGCCTCATCTGGGCGGCGGGCAGCGCCCTCGTCCAGACCGTTGCAGCCTTCATTACGGCGCTTGCCCTCAACCGGTCGATCAGGGGGATCGCCTTCTTCAGGACCTGGTCCATCGTGTCCTGGATCGTGCCCACCGTGGTGGTCGTCATCATCTGGCGGTGGATGCTGGCTGGGTCCATCGGCGTG
The genomic region above belongs to Bacillota bacterium and contains:
- a CDS encoding extracellular solute-binding protein, giving the protein MRVRGSRIGRTIAVVLASLLLWTSLGLLEASAGAGVVELRMWHMEQPPHRVQRVQEIIEEFQRQNPDIRIRQEVQNWADVYPKALSAIRARNQPDLLFTIPDFTTVIKATGVIQPVDQLVAQMDKEHRFLRAALEPYQYEGRTWAVPLYGMTHSLWYRKDIFDRAGVAVPRTWDELLAAARTLTGAGRYGIGLPANKHLYTDQTVYNLMITAKAEDIFDASGKVIFDNPQTVRAYRMYRDLWQYSPKDSTGWTWGEAEAAFTSGQAAMIFQFTTILTFDRDAGRPPSDLGVAPIPWPPDGQRGSIFYSNGVMVLTADRAKQEAAYRFIRYLLQPDVYGRFLNMEPGLFLPVTEDGSTAASFWQDPLVVKYRSQVQAMVEQSRYGALFGFTKGRVFPAIGPISAQNVLAQTVQKMIVDGMSPEDAVRWGHRQMESLAR